The DNA region ACAGAAAACATGCATAATAACAAGAAACAATAACATGACAAGTATAAAGGACAGTAATAATACCACTCAAACATTTTAGATagcattcaaaataataaaaacattgaattattcaagaaaaaaattacaaaaacaacagcagaataaaataaataaaacagaaattatGATGATACTAAAATTATTGACAATTACTAAACAAGAATAATAACAGATGAAgcataaaaatgattgaaaaaatatCGATATTAATTGGAGTAAAAACAGAGCATTACTCTAACTcaaaaaaagtaatgagtaaGAACCATAAGTGactttataaaatcagtgactTTAATAACTATGACGTCAAAAAATAATTATacaataatattaaaaataaaatgataaaaatagcaATGTTAATAAGAACTTACAGTGCTAATAATAAGaactgtaaaataataataatgtaataaaataaaaataacaatataacTGTAGtaatgaaaacaacaacaataataattacatcaacaataatgataatgataattatgatgatgatagtAATCAtgtaatattaaatataaactAATAGCATtcataataaaaatgattatataATAAGACATAAGTATAAAAACTTGTTCCATAGTttctaaagtcaaaataaatagTTTATCTTCCTCCTCAGTGTCCATGATCCTTGCTGCTGCCGGCGGGTAGGGGTCATCCactgtttatattttctgtCTGCTCTGCATGGAGCTGTCGCCTCGGTCATCACACATGCGCAGGAAAGGCTTTGTACAAATGGTGCATCCTGAGCGAACTCAACCCGAATCCACAATAGGAAGAAATGTCCTCCAAGTAGACCCATTCTTCTGAGGCAAGAAAGTAAATTTCCTTTAAAGCAGCTGCGCATCCTGCACACCGCGGGGCTCCTTGTTTGATGTCGCACCTAGAACCATGTTGCTGCATGGGAAATAATTCCACTTCACGTGCTGACTGTGATTTACTGTGGAATGGCATGCGTAAAAAGCCCCGTGCGTAAAAGGCGCAGAGAGGATATTTACAGCAGGAAACATTGCAAACAGTGATTAAATATCTGATCATCTGAATctttctttgactttatttagAGTTTCCAATCAAGTCTTCCCTCCGAGGATGAAATCCAGACTACCAGGGGTAAACTGATACTTGCGCTCTGTGTGTGGTACGTTGGCACACTCTGATGGAAAAAGCATGCTTCCTCTCATGTCAGAGTACTAATCCTGAACAGATTCCAACAAATGAACCCTACAGTATTCCTTCTCTCTGTACACACCTTTACCAAATGACCCCACTTTTACGCACTAAAGGGGCAAAATCGTTTGAAATTTTCCTAATTTTCTCGCTCTACTTAAAAACATATCTTTCCAATATTTGTGTGACAAATGCTTCCAGAGGTGTTTTGGAAAGTGAGCCGTGGGAGGAGATTTGTCTTCCTCTCTTGCGCCGTGTCCGGCTTCTAGTCTGGCTCGTGTCCAGATGGGGAGGGAGTAGTTCCTGGCGATTTCTTGGAGGGATTTGGGGGGATAGAGGGGCAGAGAGAGATTTAACAATTGATAGGTGGTCGGGTTGTGTTTGGCCGGCTGGATATCCGCGAGCAAAGTCGAGGGAGCCTTATTCCCCCTCTGTTATGGAGTTATTGCCAGCGATGGacagagggaggaaggaggaaCAGCGGCTGATGCTTCTTGATTTTCACGGTTATAAACGCGCACAGCATCACACAGCGACACTGCTCTGTTGATTTTTGCACACGGGGACTTTTAATAAGGTTTGAATTAAAGGAAAGGTAAGCTGCCCAGATGTTTATTGAGCACAGACAGTGACGGGGACTATATAGGTGCAACCATGACGACGGAGAGCTCCAAGCAACTTTTGGATCCATCTAATCCTCTGAGCTCCAGCCCAGCGCTGCTGAGCGCACAGCCAATGATGGAGAGCGCACAGGCTGCATCCACCAAATGGAAAAAGGGAAACTCTGGCTTGAGACGCCCTGAAAAGCCGCCATACTCATACATCGCCCTCATTGTGATGGCAATCCAAAGTTCCCCGAGCAAAAGACTAACTCTGAGCGAGATCTATCAGTTCCTTCAGGCCCGCTTCCCTTTCTTCAGAGGATCATATCAGGGCTGGAAAAACTCCGTCAGGCACAATCTCTCCCTGAACGAGTGCTTTATCAAGCTGCCTAAGGGGCTCGGTAGACCCGGGAAAGGCCACTACTGGACCATAGACCCTGGCAGTGAGTTTATGTTTGAGGAGGGCTCTTTTCGCCGCAGACCACGCGGCTTCAGGAGGAAATGTCAGGCTTTGAAACCCATGTACAGGATGATGAACGGGATCGGCTTCGGTGCGTCAATGCTGCCGCAGAACTTTGATTTCCAGTCTCCTTCAGGCTCTTTAGCATGTCACAACAGCTACAACTTAGACCTCATGGGTAATACAGTGTCAGGGGGCTTTGAGGGACTAGGGGGAGGGCATCACGTCCCACATATGTCATCAGCCTCCGGGTCATCGTACATGTCGGCGTGTCAGGGGAGCTCCAATGCGGACTACTGCGCggagagcagcagcagccctCTGCAGACCCCTCCTGCCATGGTGGGCACTTTAGACTGTCAGTCTGCTTATGCTAATGCAGCCTCACACTGGAGCTCACCTGGGGTGTCTTCATACATCAAACAGCAGACTTTGACGTCCAGCAGCAacacttcttcttctctgcacGCGGGGATGTCTCCATACTCTCTGGAGCAAGGCTACCTGCACCATAACGCACGAGACTCCTCTGACATTCCAGGTAAAATCTAACAGTGggatttatttatacatttgtGCTGCTTTATTCCAGTTTACACCTTTGAAAAATGAGTAACATTCAGTGAGATGTCAGCCCTAACAGGTCTATACTTCATGCGTAAAATGCGTTTTTCCCATTATTTTTCAAAGGTCGTGCATCAATTTCGCAGCTTGAATTGATTTCagaaatatatacataaatatacaTATAGTAAAATTGCGTTTAATAATCGTTCTGTAAACAATTCGTgactataaataaatgtgaaacacAGAAGTGCTGCAGTTTGGGGATAACTGATCTGGTTGAGCCTcgtttttcagtcttttttatgTTGCGTAATCAAATGGTGTGGAACGTGCATTATTATATCTGCAGCAATCAGCCTCACGTTtaatttaaactcattttagaGATTAGATTATGTTCCAGTGAGGGTTTTGGAGAGGCCTGCAGAACTCATGTGAACAAATGAATATAAAGAAGTGACAAAGTCAAGCAGGCcttcacagaaacacaaagttaGAGAAAGATAATCATTGCAATGCAGCGTCATTATCCCAAACATTAAGGAAAGATGAtattctctgatgtttttagatttctaaatttatttttctaatgatTTTAAATGCGCACAACTAAGCCTAACTCTTATATCTTCCAACTTATGGCCTTTTAAAGGTGTTTTCCATCGCCCTCAAGACTCATATTGAGTTGCCATGTGAACATTATTACCATGTAAATAAtagtattatttatttttctaaatctggaATAATCTGGCATATCCAAACGTCGAAAATGGCGTCAAAACAACATCTTTACGCATTATATCTccaaaagttaattttttgaTAGCCTCAGACTTGAATATATTGCAAACATAATaactaaaataatattttagttttgtttatttacatCTATACTAACAGGCTAAAGTAGGCCTTATAAGTCGTTGATTAGTTTTACCAGACACAAAAAGGACATATGATGGTTTACGTTTTTTTGTGCAACCTGGCAACCCACAAATACTTTGATTTAAATTATACCTGAGGAAGGGAGTAATAAAACCTTATCAAATTGTTTTCACTTTCCCGCCAAATCATCagggaaaataataaataaaatgataaacatgttttttataaGTGAAAATGCATACACGCCTGTTTGTTTGGAGAAATGTTCACAGATCTGAGCGCACTGCTGCCGTGTTGATCTGACCTGCTGtgtcctctttctcctcagtgGGTCTGTCCCGGTATTCCGCTCACTCCACTCCCGTGTGTGACCGGAAAGACTTCGTCTTAAACCTAAACGGAATATCTTCTCTCCATCATCACTCCAGCAGCAGCGGAGGATCTTATTATCACCATCAgctccatcaccatcaccagAGCGTCTATCAGGACGTCAAACCGTGCGTCATCTGACCAAAACAAATACAACTGCCTTGACTTGTTTGCGACATTCAGACTACAagtggagattttttttccccaccagTATCCGGCTCTGATGAACAAATTTCCAACCACATCAGTCCCGTTAATCTGGAGAtggagtttgtttgttttttaaccaaaGAATGATAAACTGTGAGAAAGCGTTTGCTTCTTTAAATGGATGCGTTTTCATGCAAGGACAATcagcaagatttttttttctaaatggggaaaaatgttttcaaaaccGGCCCCACAGTCGACATGGAGTCATCTGTACTCATGGGCTTACATTTGTTTTCCTGACGTTGTTGAAATTTAAGACATTtcagtgatttattttcaaaggaAAATCTGAATTGTTTGGTAATGTCTTTGAAAGAAATAAACGTTTTCATCAGTGCTGAAGTTCTGTTCTCTCGTTTATTCATGTTTTCCaacactattattattattattattattattattattattattggtttCATTTTAGATGTACTTAAATGTCCATTTCACACAATCGAAATCGAGCTTGATTAATGCTGACTGGACAAATCATAAACTACCGGAGGCACTCCTGACTTAACTAACCGATATAAAACATAATGAGCCTCTTcaactaggggtgtaacggtacagaaaaatgtCGGTGCATAGCTTGGTTTTTAAGTCACGGCTCGGTAAGTTTTCAGTCTGGTAAttgaagcaaataaataaaatttagtttttgatttttgaaattGTATTTAAATAGACTGAATAAATGAcgtttaaattattaataatgcagcaacatccttccaaaagttcttcaatgattaaaattattaataaataaatacatttttgaactACTAGGttgttttaattgatatatttatacccattctttaatcATGCTCGTTTTTACAGTGCAGGTGTTAAATAGGCGTCATTAGATAAAGAAGCAGGCCGTCATCTCACGGAGCGTCATGACGTCATTTTGCTTGTTATTAAAGGGATGCTTTCTTCCCCTTCTAACTTTCCGTCCACGCTGAAAATCCAGTGCTTATTATGAGTGTGGTGTAGTGTTCATTTGACAATATCCAGGCATTTTGTCTATCAGAAAAACTAAGTTCAGATGGGTTTAATCTGGGAGCTCAGGGGTTGAGGATAAATCAAATAAAGTAAACTTTGATTTAGTCAGAGAGCTACAAATATTCTTGGTCGCTAGTAGATGTTTAGCTGAATAGAAAGAAGGCTATGTAAAAGGCTGTTCAACTCTAGGATGACAAGACTGTGCTTGAGGGTTTTCATGCAACAAGATCGCCACCTCGTGGTCATTCAGTGTTAAAGTCTCTAAATGACAGCTTCTGATGGAAAACTGCACTTACATCACTTCATCCTGCTAAAAACATTACAATGGTACCCAGTGAGACTGTAATCGATTTGGACATCTTAAATATTTAGTAGATATCTATCAGATATTCACTGAGGATACTTTGGAGACAAAAATGTTACTGTCCCTCATTAAAAAGactatttgacctttttaaaagtTATGCACCTGATCTGATACAATGATAGATGTTTTTGAATAGCAACAAATTTCTGAatttatggaaaaaatgttgaaaagaaatgaaatgttttccgTCATTAGAGCTATGGTATTGAGATGTCCACTCTGGGCTAATGTTCAGGTTAAATGTGATGACAGGGATTTCACattaaacagtaaataaaaacaaaccagtTGAATTCACTGTAATGCTGTTCTTTCTGTTGTGTGTTTATGATCGTACATGCCTTTTTGGAACGTCCCTACATTTTTGTctaaattcaacattttggacaaaaaaaaaaaaatcaaatcaccGAATGAACCAGAGATAGGAACTTTTCTGCTAATACACATTTACAAAATGGTCTTTGAAATGttccaagttaaaaaaaaatggtgtagCCATCTCTTTATTATCTCACAGTTCTCACCAGGGTtagaaatgaactttttcatctACCTGCCATGTGGCTGATGGATTTAAATATCCACCAGCCACAAATATTTTTTACCAGatattttaacaagcagcattATTTAATAAGGTATAGCACAAATATCAAGGCTTATTCAAGTCACAGGCTATTTAATAATAGGGAGTTGTGGCACACTTATCCAAACTGTCGCTCATTTAAAACCACACATTTTGACCAATTTGTCCTGTACTCATATGTGCAAATATTTGCTGGTCTTCCTACAGGTGCACCATAATTCATAGGCATTTCCCTGCGTTACAAGCTTTAGACTTACtagaatttgattttttttttccgcAATTTCTGCACTTGTGCCAAAATGCATGCCTTGTTTTAACTTCTTAAAAAATTTGACAAGCAAGACATTGGTTCAAACACATTTAGCACAGAGTTGCAGTGGAGAGCTGCTCTCATATGATACTGGGTCAAACTATGCCAGCACACAGCTGCctgtaaacatttgacagcagctctgacacaggaGGGAGGACGCCAGATTTTCTGGGCAGTGAGTGTGTAAGTCTGCTGACTCATCATATCAGtaggaacaagcagaaaaagggTTTTAATTTATGCTGTTTACTCAAGAAAGTCATTTTTTTAGGTTAGGCTACTTCTATTTACCCGCCCCACTGGCTGGTAAGTTGAGCAAATTCACCTCACTGATATCAGCAGTCTCTGTGTCCTCTCTACActtgtattttacttttcattcctttctcttttctttctggtccctcttctctccttttcCCCCTATGCTGTCCTTCTGCCTTACTATCTGCATCATATTATAAAAGGACTGTTAAGAGTTTGTATTGGCACGTTTATgccttttaatttcattttcactctAAAATTCTGTGTGAACCCAgtgtaaatgtgtgtatttatgtggcCCGTTTTGCCTAAAATATTCCCCACTGAATCAAAGCGTCTTTTCAGATTGAATgtttagtttaaaaatgtttccctTATTAGATATGAGTCTATTTTGTTGtgcctttctctctttctgtaccATTTCCTTCCTTCACTTCATGTAACACTTTGCTCCACCCAACTCAAAAACCCTAGACCGATAAaatctattgttttttttctcaaaaaggGTTATAATAACAATTCAAAATCAGTCATTGTGACTTGCAGTGACATTTTAGAGCTCTGATGCTCCAAGCTTATCAGGCCTGAGATACACAGCATAGCAAACTTACAGCTCAAATGTTCCAGTCAGAGCAGTTTTACAGTCTATCTGActaatctaatattttgataATTTATTCATAGTCTTTGGAAAACTGATCTGAACAGTCGTGTGCAGACTTTaattttaaggattctttaaacatgactttgatttcagcataaaccTCACCAAATAACCATGTTTCTTATTgtacatttaattaattttacatgtatattttttataaaaatgtgtataatatacaatttgaaatcattcaaaaatattctttgtttttggaaggcatctggcaacccccTTTCATTATCTTGTGACCCCCAAgtgggtcctgacccccacattgagaatcactgctttaaataGTGAATGATGGCAGCTATTTAAAACCTAAAGACTACATGATGATGGTTTAAGCAGCTGTTTTACTAGCACATACTGCAGGACCCTTGTCTATTAACCCAgcttattcatgtttttaatttcttatgCAGCACCTACTTGTCGGGCATCtcagttttatcttttaatgtgtttaatgtTGATTTTGAGATGTCAAGGCAAGGCGGCCAATAAGGAGGGATAAACAGGAGAGCTACCCGGGACCCAACCAAATGGGGGcctatggaggtcagcaaaaccacgatcctttgtaaagttaagctgtggaaaacatgactttttttcaccagaataataatcactcatcaaagcaacaaattaattttaaaaaatgtttgtcctTCTTTATGTGGTAGTATTGAACATCCTccccttaaaacagaattaaaattggttgagagtgggaaaaatggatttaaagtggcaaaaatgggttagcaGAGAAAGTAAAacggtgaaaagtggcaaaaaaaaaaggcaaagaaattacaaaaaggggttacaaggagcaaaaataggtttaagtGACACAAAGggaacaaatagtgaaatgcaggaaaaaaatgggcataaaaagtggggAAGTGGGTAGTAGTGGCAagaatggcattaaagtggcaaaaacatacaaataataAATAGTGAGGAAAAAGacatcagattaaaaaaagactctGAAAGGCTGTCTGAATTGATTCTCTCAGGGAAGGTTGGACGTTTGAACCCCAGCCCCTGCAGCCGTATGTCAATACAGTGcgtttagaaagtattcagacccccttcactttctttcagttttgttttgttgcaacAACTGAAAAATTTGAGTTAatagaaaactttttttttcaacgttatgaaaaaataaaaaaactgaaatatcacattttcaaaagtattcagaccctttgtaacaaaatatgaaatgcatataagagcaaaaaccaagccatgagttAAAAGGAACGGCCTGCAGAACGCTGTGACCCACACTGGAAAATGGCACTCCCCAAAAGCCACTGCGCAATTTGAACAGTGGTTTTTTCCATGATTCCCAAATAGAAgatgtttggcacaaccaggactctgaTCAGTCCAGCACGTCTTTGCTGTCCTTCAGTGTCCTACATGACAGAGAGGAGGATTCAGAGGATGTTGGTGATTGATGCTTGCAGTAGCAGGATGGTAAAGTATTGACTAGCTCAGTGCAATTATCAGTTTTAATTTGACTAAGAGTAAGAGCCAGATTCCCTAGAAGTAACACTGCCAGGTTGGAGTTACTGAACTCACCACAGACTGCATGGTGCATAGCTGCTATTTCTTACAAAATCTAACtgcatttattcttttattttattcacaaaaaataGAAAGTGTGCTACTTTTACTAGTTAAATCCagataaattactcaaaatataaacaaaatcaTGTGTAAGGGCTAGAAATAGACACTTAAATAAGACTGTACTCTGGCCACTGTAAGGCTGCATGCACTAATTAATCAGAAATCATTAATTAATGTAatttatttgatcatttatttgaatttgtttaaccaggaaaacctaaTTTAGAGTAAGAATCTAATTTTCATCAGGAGTACAATTAAAAAGGTACAGACTTAAAAATACAGAGCAATTACAATCACAGAGACACAaaatcctgagtcacagagcagaagatcattagtcaaaacatctacagccCAGTGCATCCTCCTCTAATGCCTTCAatctcatttttaaatgatttaagtAGACCAGCTCCTCTAGACATAAGGTCTCCTGTAGCAGATTccacctgaaactcattttGCCCATTGCAAGACAGACTCTGGGGACAGATATAAGAAAAACATCTTGTAGCTGAGTCACAGATTGAAGACTGTAGCTTGCagcacttttcacatgaatgaaatcacaCAGTATGAAGAAAGCATAGTGCCCAGTTGTATACAGTTAccaaagatttaaggcattAAGAAGATGCATGTATAACTGGGGCATCACCATAATCGATTAGAGGCATAAAGGTTGCAGCAAAAAGTCATTACTTTGCAtcttaaggtaaaaaaaagtttatttctgaaataaaaacccagatgCAGCTCTAACTTCTTTACAAGTTGATCAACATGAAGCTTAAAAGTCAGAGAATCATCAATCAGGAACCCAAGATATTCATAAGATGATTCAATCCCATCACCCTGAGACGGAGTAAGAGAAGGCGGGTTCAGCCactttttctttgagtttgaaaaaCATCATGAGTTGGATCAACTCACACACAGTGTCCTGTACAATGTCAAAGGCTTGTGAGAGACGGGAAGTCTGATGCTGTGGAGAGGAGCTATAAATGACAGTGTCATCCGTGTACAAATGAACATTTGCATTGGGAACATACTGACCGATGCTGTCgatattaaatgtaaataacagtAGCACTGAGACTGAGCCCTGAGGAAtaccatttttaatttcaaggtATTTAGAGGTAAATCCCTCCTGCACACACTGCATTCTGTTTGATGAATAGTTTTCATCAAACAGATATAATAAGACACACTCCCAGCTTGATGAAAACTTTTACCAGTGGATTCAAAGTGTGGATGCACACTTTTTTACCTTAACGTTTGCAGAAGAGGGTGTTAGTTGTACTTCACAGCAGTGCTTCTTCCAAAAGTGACATCAGTTTCTTTGAATCAAATATGGAGAATACGGAGAGAAGAAagcagtgttttttcttttagatgACATCTAAATACTGTCTATTAGCCTTATAATGATTGCAAATCAAAGTGCAACACAATGAGAAGATGGAAAAAGACAGCCTATATCTGCATAGCCTGTTTATGTTCTAATCAAGTTTGAAatagttaatttaaaacattaaagccatggttttattttgtgactgactgtctgactgttaCCACTGGGTCTTAATCTTTTCACTGTCCACAATTCAACCTGATTTTGACATTGCATTTCCAGGATCAAGTCTggggattttaaaaatatttactttgCCAGCCGCAGTACTCAACTAACCGGGAAATCTAAAGTTTGTTTACAATGTcagtgaaagaaaagaaatgtggttgactggtttattttgtaaatataaaacccttttacttttttcccacAGGAAATTTTGCTGAGCTCTG from Cheilinus undulatus linkage group 13, ASM1832078v1, whole genome shotgun sequence includes:
- the foxf2a gene encoding forkhead box protein F2a, which gives rise to MTTESSKQLLDPSNPLSSSPALLSAQPMMESAQAASTKWKKGNSGLRRPEKPPYSYIALIVMAIQSSPSKRLTLSEIYQFLQARFPFFRGSYQGWKNSVRHNLSLNECFIKLPKGLGRPGKGHYWTIDPGSEFMFEEGSFRRRPRGFRRKCQALKPMYRMMNGIGFGASMLPQNFDFQSPSGSLACHNSYNLDLMGNTVSGGFEGLGGGHHVPHMSSASGSSYMSACQGSSNADYCAESSSSPLQTPPAMVGTLDCQSAYANAASHWSSPGVSSYIKQQTLTSSSNTSSSLHAGMSPYSLEQGYLHHNARDSSDIPVGLSRYSAHSTPVCDRKDFVLNLNGISSLHHHSSSSGGSYYHHQLHHHHQSVYQDVKPCVI